One segment of Macrotis lagotis isolate mMagLag1 chromosome 1, bilby.v1.9.chrom.fasta, whole genome shotgun sequence DNA contains the following:
- the APRT gene encoding adenine phosphoribosyltransferase: protein MAEARLQLVARRVRSFPDFPQPGVLFRDMSPLLRDPEAFAATIELLAEHLEARHRAKIDCVAGLDARGFLFGPSLAQKLGIGFVLIRKRGKLPGPTISTSYSLEYGQAELEIQEDAIQPGQKVVIVDDLLATGGTMSAACKLVQSLKAEVLEGLTVVELTSLKGREKLAPIPFFSLLQYN, encoded by the exons ATGGCCGAGGCGCGGCTGCAGCTCGTGGCCCGGCGGGTCCGCAGCTTCCCGGACTTCCCGCAGCCCGGAGTCCTGTTCCG ggACATGAGCCCGCTGCTGAGGGACCCCGAGGCCTTCGCGGCCACCATCGAGCTCCTGGCCGAGCACCTCGAAGCCCGGCACCGGGCCAAGATCGACTGCGTGGCGG GTTTGGATGCTCGGGGTTTTCTGTTTGGTCCCTCCCTGGCCCAGAAACTTGGGATAGGGTTTGTGCTCATTCGAAAGCGAGGGAAGCTTCCAGGGCCCACAATATCCACCAGTTATTCTCTGGAATACGGCCAG GCAGAATTGGAGATCCAGGAAGATGCCATCCAGCCCGGCCAGAAGGTGGTGATCGTGGATGACCTGCTGGCCACCGGAG GTACCATGAGTGCAGCCTGCAAACTGGTGCAGAGTCTAAAGGCTGAAGTGTTGGAGGGTCTGACTGTGGTGGAGCTGACGTCCCTGAAGGGCAGAGAAAAGCTGGCCCCCATCCCCTTCTTCTCCTTGCTGCAGTACAACTGA